The following coding sequences are from one Lycium ferocissimum isolate CSIRO_LF1 chromosome 3, AGI_CSIRO_Lferr_CH_V1, whole genome shotgun sequence window:
- the LOC132049048 gene encoding putative pentatricopeptide repeat-containing protein At1g12700, mitochondrial, translated as SLCENGIIPLFSFFDVSHSCSAIRVYSSSHSNASISAKGKLGLNSKIENVKCLDDAVTLFHQLVRMKPLPSVVSFSKLFKTMLDMKHYSAVVFLFREMQKLGIPIYGVILNSVINDYCLMHRVDCAFSVLPIYLKNGIPFNVVTFNTLIRGIFAENKVKDAVELFKKLVREKICEPNEVTYATVMNGLSKRGHTEKTLSLLLLMEQGRTKPDIKNYSIVIDALCKDRNLDAAISLLNEMKQKGIPPNIVTYNSLIDGLCKLGQWEKVKTLFAEMVNLNTYPNVRTFNIIIDGLCKEGKVEDAEEVLRHMTHKGVEPNLITYNAIMDGYCLCGQLDRARRMFDIMIDKCIEPDIISYSILINGYCKKKKMVEAMQLFHEISQKGLKPDIFTYTTIMQGLCEVGRIGFAKEFFDEMLSTGPIPNLYTHCTLLNGYFKHGFVEEAMSHFNKLESEIEYTSIVFYGVVINGLCKNGKLHEASAIFEKVSLMGLLPDVRIYTTLINGFCREGLLDEAKAMLRKMEDNGYLPNNVTYNVLVQGFLRCSKISEMAAFMKEMTGRGFSFDASTSEILVKVISVNPSVLDMIPELYSETKK; from the coding sequence TCTCTCTGCGAAAATGGTATTATTCCCTTATTCtctttctttgatgtttcccaTTCTTGTTCTGCAATTAGAGTTTATTCTTCAAGTCATAGTAATGCATCCATTTCTGCAAAGGGTAAACTTGGGTTAAATAGCAAGATTGAGAATGTCAAGTGTTTAGATGATGCTGTTACTCTCTTCCATCAATTGGTTAGAATGAAGCCTCTTCCTTCAGTTGTCAGTTTCTCTAAATTATTTAAGACTATGCTAGATATGAAACATTACTCTGctgttgttttcctttttcgaGAAATGCAGAAATTGGGTATCCCAATTTATGGAGTCATCTTGAATAGCGTGATTAATGATTATTGCCTGATGCATCGTGTTGACTGTGCATTTTCGGTATTACCCATTTACTTGAAGAATGGCATTCCATTTAATGTTGTCACCTTTAACACCCTAATTAGGGGAATCTTTGCTGAAAATAAGGTTAAAGATGCGGTTGAATTGTTCAAAAAGTTGGTTAGAGAGAAGATTTGTGAGCCCAACGAAGTCACGTATGCAACCGTCATGAATGGGCTTAGTAAAAGGGGTCATACTGAGAAGACTTTGAGTTTGCTCCTGTTAATGGAACAAGGGAGGACTAAGCCAGACATAAAGAACTACAGCATTGTGATAGATGCTCTTTGCAAAGATAGAAACTTAGATGCTGCTATCAGCCTTCTGAACGAGATGAAGCAGAAAGGTATTCCTCCGAACATTGTCACATATAATTCATTAATTGATGGTTTGTGTAAGCTTGGTCAGTGGGAAAAGGTTAAGACTTTGTTCGCTGAGATGGTGAACCTTAATACTTATCCAAATGTGCGCACCTTTAACATAATTATAGATGGACTATGCAAAGAAGGGAAAGTTGAAGATGCCGAGGAAGTACTGAGACACATGACCCATAAAGGCGTAGAGCCTAATTTGATCACTTATAATGCGATAATGGATGGATATTGTTTGTGTGGTCAACTTGATAGAGCGAGGAGAATGTTTGATATCATGATTGATAAGTGCATTGAGCCTGAcattattagctatagcatacTAATAAATGGATActgtaagaaaaagaaaatggttGAGGCAATGCaattgtttcatgaaatttctcaaAAGGGATTAAAACCTGATATCTTTACCTACACTACTATTATGCAAGGTCTatgtgaagttggaagaattggCTTTGCAAAAGAATTCTTTGATGAGATGCTATCAACGGGGCCCATACCTAATTTATACACTCATTGCACTTTGCTCAATGGTTATTTTAAGCACGGATTTGTTGAAGAAGCTATGTCACACTTTAATAAGTTGGAAAGTGAGATAGAATATACTAGTATCGTATTTTACGGTGTTGTGATTAATGGATTGTGCAAAAATGGTAAACTCCATGAAGCTTCTGCGATTTTCGAGAAGGTTTCTTTAATGGGATTGCTTCCGGATGTGAGAATATACACTACTTTGATAAATGGATTTTGTCGAGAAGGGTTGTTGGATGAAGCTAAAGCTATGCTTAGAAAAATGGAGGACAATGGTTATTTGCCAAACAATGTCACATACAACGTTCTTGTGCAAGGATTTCTCAGGTGCAGCAAAATTAGCGAAATGGCAGCTTTCATGAAGGAAATGACTGGAAGGGGCTTCTCATTTGATGCAAGTACGTCTGAGATTCTGGTAAAGGTTATAAGCGTGAATCCTTCCGTTCTTGACATGATACCAGAGCTTTACTCGGAAACTAAGAAGTGA